A region of Alteromonadaceae bacterium 2753L.S.0a.02 DNA encodes the following proteins:
- a CDS encoding Arc/MetJ family transcription regulator (manually curated) has translation MCIYIPTNTHWCNMRTNIVIDDKLMENTLKASGLQTKKEAVEVGLKASIMLKKQRDIRSLRGKLQWQGDLDDMRTDK, from the coding sequence ATGTGTATATACATACCAACCAATACGCACTGGTGCAATATGCGTACAAACATAGTAATCGATGATAAGCTCATGGAAAATACCTTAAAAGCCTCAGGCCTGCAAACAAAGAAGGAAGCCGTGGAAGTAGGACTTAAAGCATCGATTATGCTGAAAAAACAGAGAGATATCAGGAGCCTTAGAGGGAAGCTTCAATGGCAAGGGGATCTTGATGATATGAGAACAGATAAGTGA